Proteins encoded together in one Planctomyces sp. SH-PL14 window:
- a CDS encoding 2TM domain-containing protein, which produces MQRLCPRALGISLGPTCNDHGHGLCPGAWCLSRYRRKTWLRVKSPNRRSIEGFAIHFAVYAIVVGAFAYMNYTRNPDNMWVMWVAGGWGLGLVLHAILGFHPGDAREGRS; this is translated from the coding sequence ATGCAGAGGTTGTGCCCTCGCGCCCTCGGGATTTCTCTTGGGCCGACGTGCAATGACCACGGGCATGGCCTTTGCCCAGGAGCTTGGTGTCTCAGCCGTTACAGGAGAAAAACATGGCTGCGCGTGAAGTCGCCGAACAGAAGATCAATCGAGGGGTTTGCAATACATTTTGCCGTCTACGCGATCGTCGTGGGCGCCTTCGCGTACATGAACTACACCCGCAACCCTGACAATATGTGGGTCATGTGGGTGGCTGGCGGATGGGGTCTCGGACTCGTCCTCCATGCGATCCTGGGTTTCCACCCCGGCGACGCGCGAGAAGGGCGTTCATAA